In a genomic window of Labeo rohita strain BAU-BD-2019 chromosome 20, IGBB_LRoh.1.0, whole genome shotgun sequence:
- the LOC127183148 gene encoding polymeric immunoglobulin receptor-like → MRDHLYLFIFMFHFSTGCIVSDDQDTIEITGYTGGSVVLPCFCADSQSTVMTFAWEFDTGNTWIPVFEDEKYSGRRVLFNEHSPTNLSLLITDLGMKDKGYYKCLSKQNTLKTVELKVKGCDLVEKGKTVDVTGYSGESVVLPCSCTELLAKPEQIQWNYWEKNKHEYEEIYPDEDIESYKNRVKLLNKTSPGNLSLHISALTTDDEGGYQCVMPQQEISFRLHVAEKPLVHTISLITHQPPHQTLDSTTSQLQPTPQHIPLYVFILLGVFFSVLLLALLAFIWWRCRGGRNDKRATTVAEEQKREQDNQDDVMYSAVAYVKTTSTPAHTHNDPAEFTQYAPFNDKR, encoded by the exons GCTGTATTGTGTCAGATGACCAGGACACAATAGAAATAACAGGATACACAGGTGGTTCAGTTGTGCTGCCCTGCTTCTGTGCTGACTCTCAGTCTACAGTCATGACATTCGCCTGGGAGTTTGACACGGGAAACACATGGATTCCAGTATTTGAAGATGAGAAATACAGTGGCAGACGTGTGCTGTTTAATGAACATTCTCCAACAAATCTGTCTCTTCTCATTACTGACCTCGGAATGAAAGACAAGGGCTACTATAAATGTCTGTCTAAACAGAatactttaaaaactgttgaaTTAAAAGTTAAAG GGTGTGATTTGGTTGAGAAAGGAAAGACAGTGGATGTGACCGGATATTCAggagagtctgtggttctgcccTGCTCCTGCACTGAACTACTGGCTAAACCTGAACAGATACAATGGAActattgggaaaaaaataaacatgaatatgaAGAAATTTACCCAGATGAAGATATTGAGAGTTACAAGAACAGAGtcaaactgttaaataaaaccAGTCCAGGAAATCTTTCTCTACACATATCAGCACTGACCACAGACGACGAAGGGGGCTACCAATGTGTCATGCCTCAACAAGAAATCAGCTTCAGACTTCATGTTGCAG AAAAACCACTTGTCCACACAATCAGTTTAATAACACATCAACCTCCACACCAAACACTAGACTCCACAACTTCACAACTTCAACCGACTCCACAACATATACCTCTAT ATGTTTTCATTCTACTGGGAGTGTTTTTCTCAGTGCTTTTACTGGCATTACTGGCATTTATATGGTGGAGATGTAGAG GAGGAAGAAATGATAAAAGGGCCACCACTGTTGCTGAAGAGCAAAAGAGAGAACAAGACAATCAG gATGACGTGATGTATTCTGCTGTAGCCTACGTTAAAACAACATCCACACCagctcacacacacaatgaCCCAGCAGAGTTCACACAGTATGCTCCTTTCAATGATAAACGCTAA